The stretch of DNA CAAACGTCCTTCATCGGTACTGTCTGCCAAGGCATCCACCATACGCCCTTCAGGGCGGCACACGCCCCGAAAAACCTGATAATAGCTTTTCTACGCCAGACGACAGATCATCACACTGTAAAAAATGATCACAAAACGATCGATCTCGAAACCAGACTCCAAAAAAAGAGCCTGGCGAAATCGCGATAAAGCAAGCAGGACAACAATCCTGCATTGCTCGCGTCCACTATCCAGTTCTCAAACCACCACGCGCCCCGACAAGACCCGGCCCGCGGCCCACAGACCCACGGCGTCCCGCCAGGGGCATCCGGAAAACCGCACGCGACCAAACGTCGCGGGTGGCGGTCCGGGAACCCAAAAGCATACCCATACCACTCCCCGCAGGCCCCAACGGAACCCGCGAAGCCCACGATCTCTTCCACACCAGCACGCCCACACCCTCCGAAGACTCTCTCCGGCATGCGGGCCACACTACGGACGCCGACCGGCGTCCTGAAAAACTCCGTAGAAAGGAGGTGATCCAGCCGCACCTTCCGGTACGGCTACCTTGTTACGACTTAGTCCCAATCACGAGTCTCACCTTAGACGGCTCCATCCCACAAGGGGTTAGGCCACCGGCTTCGGGTGCTACCCACTTTCATGACTTGACGGGCGGTGTGTACAAGGCCCGGGAACGCATTCACCGCGGCGTTGCTGATCCGCGATTACTAGCGACTCCGCCTTCATGGAGTCGGGTTGCAGACTCCAATCCGAACTGAGACCGGTTTTCAGGGATCCGCTCCACGTCGCCGTGTCGCATCCCGTTGTACCGGCCATTGTAGCATGCGTGAAGCCCTGGACGTAAGGGGCATGATGATCTGACGTCATCCCCACCTTCCTCCGAGTTGACCCCGGCGGTCCCCCGTGAGTTCCCACCATCATGTGCTGGCAACACAGGGCGAGGGTTGCGCTCGTTGCGGGACTTAACCCAACATCTCACGACACGAGCTGACGACGACCATGCACCACCTGTGAACCCGCCCCGAAGGGAAGCCCCATCTCTGGAGCGGTCGGGAACATGTCAAGCCCAGGTAAGGTTCTTCGCGTTGCATCGAATTAATCCGCATGCTCCGCCGCTTGTGCGGGCCCCCGTCAATTTCTTTGAGTTTTAGCCTTGCGGCCGTACTCCCCAGGCGGGATGCTTAACGCGTTAGCTCCGACACGGAACCCGTGGAACGGGCCCCACATCCAGCATCCACCGTTTACGGCGTGGACTACCAGGGTATCTAATCCTGTTCGCTCCCCACGCTTTCGCTCCTCAGCGTCAGTAACGGCCCAGAGACCTGCCTTCGCCATTGGTGTTCTTCCCGATATCTACACATTCCACCGTTACACCGGGAATTCCAGTCTCCCCTACCGCACTCAAGCCCGCCCGTACCCGGCGCGGATCCACCGTTAAGCGATGGACTTTCACACCGGACGCGACGAACCGCCTACGAGCCCTTTACGCCCAATAATTCCGGATAACGCTTGCACCCTACGTATTACCGCGGCTGCTGGCACGTAGTTAGCCGGTGCTTATTCGAAAGGTACACTCACCCGAAGGCTTGCTCCCGATCAAAAGCGGTTTACAACCCGAAGGCCGTCATCCCGCACGCGGCGTCGCTGCATCAGGCTTGCGCCCATTGTGCAATATTCCCCACTGCTGCCTCCCGTAGGAGTCTGGGCCGTATCTCAGTCCCAATGTGGCCGGTCGCCCTCTCAGGCCGGCTACCCGTCGTAGGCTCGGTGGGCCGTTACCCCGCCGACTACCTGATAGGACGCGACCCCATCCCATACCGCTAACGCTTTCCCAGACCACCATGCGATGGACTGGAGCATCCGGCATTACCACCCGTTTCCAGGAGCTATTCCGGTGTATGGGGCAGGTCGGTCACGCATTACTCACCCGTTCGCCACTCTCACCACCAAGCAAAGCCTGATGGATCCCGTTCGACTTGCATGTGTTAAGCACGCCGCCAGCGTTCATCCTGAGCCAGAATCGAACCCTCCACAAAAAACCTTTGCAGAAAGCCAACATGTGACTCTCAAAAATAAGAAACCGACATCCGTTTATCAGGAAAACGGACTGTCCGCAAAAACCCCGTCCCGTTTGACCGGCCTCCCGGCACCCACACGCCAAACGCGCGCGGGCCGTAAGACGGACTGGCAATCATTGACTATAAAGAAGTAGTACAAATACGCTCTTGAGTTCTCAAACCACCACCACACCAGCAAGCCGCCCCAATCTCCAGGAGCGAGGCCGCCGTGCTGAGCAGCAAGAGATAAACCTACAGCACAATCCGATTCCACGCAACCCGGGCATGCGAAAACCACCGGGAAACGTTGGAAACACAACGATCACTCGGCGTGTCGAAAACGGCCTCCGAACGGCCGCACGGCCAGTCTAGAACACGAAAACAACGACCACGTGAACCAAAAACAAACACCAAACGGCGTGTCACCAACCGACAAACGCAATGCAAATTGCATAACCAACTCCATCACCGCCCAAAAATCGTCAGAAAAAGCTGTCAAAGCCGTGTCGGTAATCAACATAGACGGAATGAACCGTGGTATGCCTAATACATGAGCAAAAAGATCGCAGTATTGACAGGGGCGGGGATTTCCACGTCCGCAGGTATTCCCGACTTCCGCGGGCCGGACGGCGTCTGGACCAAGCACCCTGAACAAACGAAAGTGTATGACATCGACGCATTCCTCGCCAATGAAGAAGACCGCAAGTATTCCTGGCGTTGGCAGAAGGAATCACCCGTATGGAACACGCAGCCGGGCACCGCGCATAAGGCGCTCGTCAAACTGGAACAGGCTGGACTGCTAACACTGCTCGCCACACAGAATTTCGACGCGCTGCACGAAAAAGCAGGCAATAGCAGCGACGTCATCGTCAATCTGCATGGCACCATCGGTACCTCGCACTGCATGAAATGCCATGCAAAATACGACACCGCCGACATCATGGCGAATCTCGACAACGAACCAGACCCGCACTGCCATCGCAGACTACCGTACAGCGGCAACATGCCATGCAACGGACTCATCAAAACCGACGTGGTCTATTTCGGCGAAGCACTGCCGGACGGCGCGCTCGAAAAATCGTATCGCCTTGCGACGCAAGCCGACGAACTGTGGGTCATAGGATCCACACTGGAAGTCATGCCCGCGGCAAGCATCGTGCCTATTGCCGCGCAGGCAGGAGTGCCGATCACCATCATGAACATGGGACGCACGCAATATGACCGCTTGGCGGACCGGCTGATCCACGACGATATCGCCGTCGCCCTGCCCCAACTCGTCGACGAAACCATCGCCGCCGCACAATAAATATGAAAAATGGGATTATGGATTCTGCAAATAGTAGCGAAATCCAGAATCCCACAATTTGCGCATCTTCAGTTCTTTGATATTTCGCAGGGCTGCCGAAAATCTCCATAATTTCTGAATGTAGAAATCTTCTACATTCAAAGATTCATGCACCCAACGCAGTAATGGGAATCACGTAGATGCCATCTTCGCGTTGGTAGGCGAAATCTCCCACGCCAACAAGCACCGACAAAAATTCCGGAGCACGCACTCGAGACTGCGGATTCTTCAGCAACTTCTCACGCAAACGAAGCAGATTCTTCGCAGCATCGTCAACCTTGCTTTGACTGGACTTGATTTCAATGCCAGCCCAACGACCATCAGTCAACTCAATAATGGCATCGCATTCCAAACCGGAATCATCGTGATAATACCGGACCGGCTCATCACCAATATCAGGCAGCGCACGGGCATACACCAGCAGGTCACGCACGCACAAGTTTTCAAAAAGGAAACCGAACGTCTGCCAATCCTCAAGCAAAGCACGCGGATTCACGCCAAGCACGGCGGCCGCGATGGAAGGATCGGCGAAATAACGGCGAGGCTTAGTCTGCAAACGCTTCGGAGAACGTGACGGAGGCACCCAACCGGGCACGCCATCAATCACAAACATGCGCTCGAACATGGCCACATATTCGCTAATCGTTCTTGGAGAAATGAAATCTTCAAGGTCTTTATGAAGGTCTTTCTTCTGGGAATCATTCTGTTTGTCCGCGACATCGGAATCCAAATCCAACTCGGCACCATACATATCCAAACCAAGCGTTTTGAACGTGACGGACTGACTCACATTGCGAGACAAAGAACGCAAAAGACGGCGAGCAACTTCAGGATCGCGCCCCTGCCTAGACACCCCTTCGTTCAGCGTCAGGTGCGCATATTCACGAATGAGGATCTGCGCATCGGAAACCGGCAGATTCTGCGCTTCCGGCCATCCCCCTCTGCACACAAAATCGAACAGACGCTCCGTTGGCGTCTCCACTTTCGCAGGGTTGAAATCGCCTTCAAACAAGGATGACAAACTCACTTCGCCCGTGGAATCGCCACTTTCGAAAAGCGACATCGGACTCATGCGAACATGCCCGATACGCCCAGCGCCCGTATGCTTCGGGCGCTTGTCATGCATGGGCGTGGAAGAACCGGTCAGCAGCCATTGCCCCTTCTCCCCCGGCTCGTCGTCAACCTTGTGGCGCACCTCATCCCAAATGGGCGGAACCAGCTGCCACTCGTCAATAACATGCGGACGTTCACCCAACAGCATTAGCGACGGATCGGATTGCGCGGCCATAAGATTGTTACCGCGGTCAACATAAGTAATACTTGCCGCATGCTGACGTGCGGACCACGTTTTGCCGCACCATTTCGTTCCTGCGATTTCGACGGCACCGAAAATGCGCATGTAGCGTTCGATCTGCTGATCGACAATACGCGGGCGATAACCTTGCGGCTTGACCTGCTGATTGCTATTTTCCGTCATATCACATCTCGCTTCCATTCTCCGCACACTTCACAACACTGGCTCAGTTTCGTTGGCATTGCGTCGGTTTTGCCTGGGTGTTACCAAAATCCGAATTTTTGGATGACAAAAATCCGAATACTTCAACAACAATAATCCGAATTTTCCAACTACCAAAATCCGAATGTTCGGACAACGGAAATCCGAATGACGGAACAGCTGGCCGCGCAACAAAGCAACAAAAAGGGTCTTGGAGGGCTTCGCGACAATCAACAATCATCGCAAGGCTTTCCAAGACCCTTATTTGTTAAAGCTGGTACTGAAATCAGCAGAAATCAGTAGAAATCAGTAGATGCGCTTGGGCTGGAAACCGGCCGCGCGCATCGCGTCAAGGATGCGGTCGATGTGCTCGGGACCGTTGGTCTCGACGGTAACGCCCAAGGAAACCGAATCGGTGTAATGGCTGGAGGCCTTGAACTGGTCATGGTCAAGCGCGATGACGTTGGCGCGCTGCTCGGCCAGAATCGTAGCCACCTTGACAAGCTGGCCCGGGGTGTCCGGAAGCTCGACCTCGAAATTCATGATGCGACCGCGGGCGATCATGCCCTTCTGAATCACCGCACTGATGGAAACGGTGTCCTCATTGCCGCCAGAAAGAATCGGCACCACCACATGCGGACCCTTCGCCTCGGCGAACTTGCGTGAGCGCAGGTTGAGATGCTCAAGCGCAGCCAGAGACACGGCGCCAGCAGCCTCGACAACCAGCTTGTGCTTTTCGAGCATGAGCAGGATCATCTCGTTGATGTCACGCTCGGTCACGGTGACGATGTCATCAAGGAATTCGTTGAGCAGCGCGAACGTAAGATCGCCCGGACGCTTCACGGCAACGCCTTCGGCGGACGTACGCACCTGGTCGGCGGCGACCACATGACCAGCGGCCAGCGAGTTCTTCCACGCGGGGCTGCCTTCCGGAATCGCACCAATCACGCGCACTTCTGGCTTGAACGTCTTGATGGCAAGTGCCACGCCGGCACCGAGGCCGCCACCACCCAGCGGCACGACCACATCGGTAACGTTCGGCACGTCTTCGAGGATCTCGAGACCAATAGTGCCTTGACCGCACAGCACCTCGTAATCGTCGAATGGCGGCACGTAAATCATGCCTTCCTTGTCGCTCAATTCCTGGGCGCGGGCTGCTGATTCGTCAAATACTTCGCCGTACAGCACCACGTCTGCGCCGTACGCCTTGGTGGCGTCGACCTTCAGCGGCGGAGTGATCTGCGGCATGCAGATCGTTGCCTTCGCGCCACGTTCGCGAGCCGCATATGCCACACCCTGCGCATGGTTGCCTGCGGAAGCGGTGACAATGCCGCGAGCAAGCTGCTCGTCGCTCAGGGATGCGATCTTGTTGTACGCGCCGCGAATCTTGAACGATCCGGTAACTTGGAGATTCTCAGGCTTGAGCAGAATCTCATGTCCGGTCATGTCGGACAGCACCTTGGACGGAATGACTTCCGTATGGCGTGCAGTGCCCTTCAATCGTTCGGCGGCTAGTTTCAGTTCAGCTGCGTGATTGCGCTGCAATGCTTTGAGAACCTCGTTTTGTTCCATGAGCGTTATTGTAAGCGCACGTCTGCCAAAACTGCCTGATCATGCGGATTTTGCCATCAAAAGTGAGATTATTTGCGCAAATACTTACGAAATTGAGATTGCTCACAAACGCAATCGGAGGTAATCAGGGATAATCGCAGTACAACAATCGCATTAAAAAGCGTTCGTACGATTCCGTGATGAATCGTACGAACGCTTTGCAGAGAGTTTATAGGAAAGATCGATCAGAGCTGGATCACGACCCCCTCCCAGCGAGCGAGCTCGCCGCGAGCGATCGACTTCACGCCATGCACGGCATCATAGGTGCTGAGCAGTACCTGCGACTCGCCCACGCCATCCTCAAGCAGTTGCGCGACCTCAGCAGGCACCTGCGCCGTCCTATCGGAGAGATTGACCATGACGAGAATCGTATCGTCGCCGCTGGTACGCGTGAAGGAATACACCTGCTCGCTGTCCGCCGCAACCAGATCCCATTCGCCCGTCGCGACGGTCGCGTTATTGTGGCGCATGGCGATGAGCTTCTTGTAGAACGTGTACACGGAATCAGGATCGTCGAATTCCTCGGCTGCGTTGATCTCGACATGATTCGGATTCACGCCGATCCACGGTTCCACCGCCGCGTCCGGCGCGGTGAAGCCGGCGTACCTGGAGGCGTCCCACTGCATCGGAGTGCGCGAATTGTCGCGTCCGATGAGCGCGAGGGCCGCCATCATCGATTCCGGAGACTGGCATTTGGCCTCCTCCACGCGCTGGCGGTAGGCGTTGATGGCCTCCAGATCGCGGTACTGGCCAAGCTCGGTGAAATGGGCGTTGGTCATGCCCAGCTCCTCGCCCTCGTAGATGTACGGGGTGCCGCGGTGCATGTGCAGCAGCATGCCGAACGCCTTGGCGCTCAGCTCGCGCGACTCGCGGTCCGTGTCATCGCCCCAACGGGACACGACGCGCGGCTGGTCGTGGTTGCAGAAGAACAGGCTGGCCCAGCCGGCGTGCTTCACGGCCTCCTGCTGGTCGGCGAGACGGGCGCGCAGGTTCCTGACTTCGAACGGCACGGTGTTCCACTTGGAATCTTCCTGGTCGATGCCCACGTGGTCGAAGAGGAACAGCATATCAAGCTCCCTGTGGGCCGGATCGGTGATGAACTCGTTGCGGGCCGGAGTGATGCCCGGCGCTTCGCCGACGTTCATGTAGCCTTCGCGGCCTTCGAACACTTCGCGGCGCATTTCGGCAAGGAACTCGTCGATGCGCGGACCGTCGGAGCACCATGGGAACGGGCTGGAATAGCCTTCCTCACCAACCGGATAATCCTCAATCTCGCAGCCGTCTTCTCCCGGCAGCTTGCCGTTCTTATCAGCAGTCTTCGAAACCTGCGTGATCACATCCATACGGAAGCCGTCAATGCCGCGGTCCATCCACCAATTCATCATCCTGTAGACGGCCTTGCGCACCTCCGGATTCTCCCAATTCAAATCCGGCTGCTTCCTGGAATACTGGTGGAGATAGTATTCGCCGCGCTTCGGATCGTACTGCCAAGCGGAACCGCCGAAATACGAACCCCACCGGTTCGGCTCGGCACCCGGAGCGCCCGGCTCATGGCCCGGCCTGGCCGGACGCCACCAATACCAGTCGGCATGCGGATCGTCCTTGTCGCGGGAGGCCTGGAACCAGGCATGCTCGTCGGACGTGTGGTTGACCACCAAATCCATCACGATCTTCAGACCGCGCCTGTGCGCCTCGGCAAGCAGCTCGTCCATGTCCTCCAACGTGCCGAACAGCGGGTCGATGTCCTGATAGTCGGAGATGTCGTAGCCGTTGTCGTCCTGCGGCGACCTGTAGACCGGGGACAGCCACAGCACGTCCACGCCGAGGTCGGCCAAATAATCGAGACGGCTGGTGATGCCCTTCAGGTCGCCGACGCCGTCGCCGTTCGTGTCCTGGAAGGAACGCGGATAGATCTGGTAGACCACCGCGTTGGCCCACCAAGGGTTCGGGGTAGCGCCGTTGGAACGCACGGCGTCGGGAAGGACGGAACGATTGAAATCAGTCATTTCGATGAGGCTCCTTTGCTTAAGTGAAATGGGTGAACTTTGCTATGTCCAATGGTATGCAAAGCGTTTTTTCTTTCTTGCC from Bifidobacterium catenulatum PV20-2 encodes:
- a CDS encoding Sir2 family NAD-dependent protein deacetylase, with the protein product MSKKIAVLTGAGISTSAGIPDFRGPDGVWTKHPEQTKVYDIDAFLANEEDRKYSWRWQKESPVWNTQPGTAHKALVKLEQAGLLTLLATQNFDALHEKAGNSSDVIVNLHGTIGTSHCMKCHAKYDTADIMANLDNEPDPHCHRRLPYSGNMPCNGLIKTDVVYFGEALPDGALEKSYRLATQADELWVIGSTLEVMPAASIVPIAAQAGVPITIMNMGRTQYDRLADRLIHDDIAVALPQLVDETIAAAQ
- a CDS encoding ATP-binding protein; this encodes MTENSNQQVKPQGYRPRIVDQQIERYMRIFGAVEIAGTKWCGKTWSARQHAASITYVDRGNNLMAAQSDPSLMLLGERPHVIDEWQLVPPIWDEVRHKVDDEPGEKGQWLLTGSSTPMHDKRPKHTGAGRIGHVRMSPMSLFESGDSTGEVSLSSLFEGDFNPAKVETPTERLFDFVCRGGWPEAQNLPVSDAQILIREYAHLTLNEGVSRQGRDPEVARRLLRSLSRNVSQSVTFKTLGLDMYGAELDLDSDVADKQNDSQKKDLHKDLEDFISPRTISEYVAMFERMFVIDGVPGWVPPSRSPKRLQTKPRRYFADPSIAAAVLGVNPRALLEDWQTFGFLFENLCVRDLLVYARALPDIGDEPVRYYHDDSGLECDAIIELTDGRWAGIEIKSSQSKVDDAAKNLLRLREKLLKNPQSRVRAPEFLSVLVGVGDFAYQREDGIYVIPITALGA
- the ilvA gene encoding threonine ammonia-lyase, whose protein sequence is MEQNEVLKALQRNHAAELKLAAERLKGTARHTEVIPSKVLSDMTGHEILLKPENLQVTGSFKIRGAYNKIASLSDEQLARGIVTASAGNHAQGVAYAARERGAKATICMPQITPPLKVDATKAYGADVVLYGEVFDESAARAQELSDKEGMIYVPPFDDYEVLCGQGTIGLEILEDVPNVTDVVVPLGGGGLGAGVALAIKTFKPEVRVIGAIPEGSPAWKNSLAAGHVVAADQVRTSAEGVAVKRPGDLTFALLNEFLDDIVTVTERDINEMILLMLEKHKLVVEAAGAVSLAALEHLNLRSRKFAEAKGPHVVVPILSGGNEDTVSISAVIQKGMIARGRIMNFEVELPDTPGQLVKVATILAEQRANVIALDHDQFKASSHYTDSVSLGVTVETNGPEHIDRILDAMRAAGFQPKRIY
- a CDS encoding alpha-glucosidase, whose amino-acid sequence is MTDFNRSVLPDAVRSNGATPNPWWANAVVYQIYPRSFQDTNGDGVGDLKGITSRLDYLADLGVDVLWLSPVYRSPQDDNGYDISDYQDIDPLFGTLEDMDELLAEAHRRGLKIVMDLVVNHTSDEHAWFQASRDKDDPHADWYWWRPARPGHEPGAPGAEPNRWGSYFGGSAWQYDPKRGEYYLHQYSRKQPDLNWENPEVRKAVYRMMNWWMDRGIDGFRMDVITQVSKTADKNGKLPGEDGCEIEDYPVGEEGYSSPFPWCSDGPRIDEFLAEMRREVFEGREGYMNVGEAPGITPARNEFITDPAHRELDMLFLFDHVGIDQEDSKWNTVPFEVRNLRARLADQQEAVKHAGWASLFFCNHDQPRVVSRWGDDTDRESRELSAKAFGMLLHMHRGTPYIYEGEELGMTNAHFTELGQYRDLEAINAYRQRVEEAKCQSPESMMAALALIGRDNSRTPMQWDASRYAGFTAPDAAVEPWIGVNPNHVEINAAEEFDDPDSVYTFYKKLIAMRHNNATVATGEWDLVAADSEQVYSFTRTSGDDTILVMVNLSDRTAQVPAEVAQLLEDGVGESQVLLSTYDAVHGVKSIARGELARWEGVVIQL